The Puniceicoccaceae bacterium genome includes a region encoding these proteins:
- a CDS encoding HIT domain-containing protein: MDFLHSYWRMEYVEAPKESKESSNPFLRLPEEPDDRKSLILIRGAHHYVVMNRYPYNAGHLMVVPYREVADIDQLEPDELTEFMQLVIRAKQVLSQALHPNGFNIGINLGADAGAGIPWHLHCHIVPRWKGDTNFMPVIGKTRVLPTALDALWERLREFAH, from the coding sequence ATGGATTTTCTACACTCATACTGGCGCATGGAATACGTGGAGGCTCCCAAAGAGTCCAAGGAAAGTTCCAATCCCTTCCTGCGCCTTCCCGAGGAACCGGACGACCGCAAGTCGCTCATCCTGATCAGGGGCGCGCATCACTACGTGGTGATGAACCGCTACCCCTATAACGCCGGTCACCTCATGGTCGTGCCCTACCGTGAGGTTGCAGATATCGACCAACTTGAACCGGACGAACTCACCGAGTTCATGCAACTCGTGATTCGCGCCAAACAGGTCTTGAGTCAGGCCCTTCACCCCAACGGGTTCAACATTGGCATCAATCTCGGAGCCGATGCGGGCGCAGGCATCCCCTGGCACCTGCACTGCCACATCGTGCCCCGCTGGAAGGGCGACACCAATTTCATGCCCGTCATCGGAAAGACACGAGTCTTGCCCACCGCACTCGACGCGCTCTGGGAACGGCTCAGGGAATTTGCGCATTGA
- a CDS encoding PhoH family protein produces MATEKLQFTNQRHVDQLYGSNEKNLRAVESTLQIEIVAREDWIQFSGASEAVRTGVQFFEILDAARSQGIQIKQSDFHNLLESTLHGDPEELKALFENPLVIKVKRKSIVPKTINQKHYLSSILRNEIVFGIGPAGTGKTYLAMAVALHLLMEGRVEKLILTRPAVEAGEALGFLPGDLQEKILPYLRPLYDAMYDMLGKEETLKIMERGVIEIAPLAYMRGRTLSNAFIVLDEAQNTTPEQMMMFLTRLGDNSRMVITGDITQVDLPKAKKSGLKQAMDVLHDVKGIQLFFLDDSDVVRHPLVQKIIEAYNRHSN; encoded by the coding sequence ATGGCTACTGAAAAACTGCAGTTCACCAACCAACGCCACGTTGACCAGCTCTACGGCTCCAACGAAAAAAACCTGCGAGCGGTCGAATCCACCCTGCAGATCGAAATTGTGGCACGCGAAGACTGGATCCAGTTCAGCGGTGCATCCGAAGCCGTGCGCACGGGCGTGCAGTTTTTTGAGATTCTCGACGCAGCCCGATCACAGGGCATCCAAATCAAACAAAGCGATTTTCACAACCTGCTCGAATCAACCCTGCACGGCGATCCTGAAGAGCTGAAGGCACTCTTCGAAAACCCGCTGGTGATCAAGGTCAAGCGCAAGTCCATCGTTCCCAAAACGATCAACCAGAAGCATTACCTCAGTTCCATCCTTCGCAATGAGATCGTCTTTGGCATCGGTCCTGCCGGTACCGGTAAAACTTATCTGGCAATGGCCGTCGCGCTGCACCTGCTGATGGAGGGACGTGTCGAAAAACTCATCCTCACCCGCCCGGCCGTCGAAGCAGGCGAAGCCCTTGGATTTCTCCCCGGGGACTTGCAGGAGAAAATACTGCCCTACCTGCGTCCGCTCTACGATGCGATGTATGACATGCTCGGCAAGGAGGAAACCCTCAAGATCATGGAACGCGGTGTGATCGAAATCGCCCCTCTCGCTTACATGCGCGGTCGGACCCTCAGCAATGCCTTTATCGTGCTCGATGAAGCACAGAATACCACGCCCGAGCAGATGATGATGTTTCTCACCCGCCTCGGTGACAATTCCCGCATGGTGATCACGGGAGATATCACTCAGGTCGACCTGCCCAAGGCCAAAAAATCGGGCTTGAAACAAGCAATGGATGTGCTTCATGATGTGAAAGGTATCCAACTGTTCTTTCTGGATGACTCCGACGTCGTTCGCCATCCGCTGGTCCAGAAGATCATCGAAGCATACAACCGACATTCCAACTGA